A region of Fusarium keratoplasticum isolate Fu6.1 chromosome 6, whole genome shotgun sequence DNA encodes the following proteins:
- a CDS encoding Peptidase A1 domain-containing protein produces the protein MLSALFLAALPALAHALDDGIIRYPIRASPGAPIVKGVTRRQNEVALQSQNTGLFYSIDVTMGTPGQTITVNLDTGSQELWVNPVCDKSNDVSFCESFGHFGESSTFTSINVTGGLVYGTGYAYYNYGYDFITIGSAHIKQQLFGVAYDTSVVSVGIMGVAPDLHGWNAPYPLVIDSMAKQNLIKSRAFSLDIRTMDSDRGAVIFGGIDTRKYSGHLEKRPIIPASSSPDGQTRYWVHLDGMSLTQDDGSKDAIFSKTNGYAVVLDSGYTISALPGPIFEKLLATFPTVQPGIGSYHPVDCDVAKLKGTVDFTFGKTTIKVPYADFVWHNKGSCYLGAFQDDEFPVLGDTFLRAAYVVYDWDNENVWLANNEDCGTNLVAIGSGADSVPDIVGECASSDSTNTSELPTSTEASTGSTASTESVTSTESETSSGSITSDSTATATTESTLSFSTTRFHNTSSVIPNKLGSSKTQSLSDSLPTLSGSTYLDPSYLDPTYSGPTTAAPTTITSTITTSKVYTITACPPSVTNCPVGSVTTEIITSYTTYCPGETKAPKPTNPPVISDTSVVTNTHVYTITDCPGEGPCNKGEVTTEFVATTQLVHPQVTAIYTVPEAIRCGPGNAHCKEATTKAVRVVTITPATKAPEPTPVPGVCTTCGPPGNANGTITEVYTHPSKPTQVYTQPGGTQIYTKPAQTQSSGYGYPQPPASTVATVVKPSGEEPSEPTGTSPALVTGGAAWNAPGLLAVIAGALFAAML, from the exons ATGTTGTCCGCTCTTTTCCTTGCGGCTTTGCCCGCCTTGGCTCACGCCTTGGACGACGGCATCATCCGCTATCCCATTAGGGCCTCTCCCGGCGCccccatcgtcaagggcgtcacCCGACGACAGAATGAGGTTGCTCTTCAGTCCCAGAACACGGGTCTTTTCTACAGCATCGACGTCACCATGGGTACTCCCGGCCAGACCATTaccgtcaacctcgacacTGGATCTCAGGAGCTTTGGGTCAACCCCGTCTGCGACAAGTCGAATGATGTCTCGTTTTGCGAGTCTTTTGGTCATTTTGGAGAGAGTAGCACCTTCACTTCGATTAATGTTACCGGCGGTCTTGTTTATGGAACTGGATATGCCTACTATAACTATGGCTACGACTTTATCACCATCGGCT CTGCCCATATCAAGCAGCAGCTCTTTGGCGTTGCCTACGACACCTCTGTCGTGAGTGTTGGTATCATGGGTGTTGCTCCTGACCTGCACGGCTGGAACGCCCCTTATCCTCTCGTCATTGATAGCATGGCCAAACAAAACCTCATTAAGAGCCGAGCCTTCTCTCTTGATATCCGCACCATGGACAGCGACCGAGGCGCCGTCATCTTTGGAGGTATCGACACCCGCAAGTACTCTGGTCACCTTGAGAAGCGTCCCATCATCCCAGCTTCGTCTTCCCCTGACGGCCAAACCCG ATACTGGGTCCATCTCGACGGCATGAGCCTCACCCAGGACGACGGCTCCAAGGACGCCATCTTTTCAAAGACCAACGGCTATGCTGTGGTTCTCGACAGCGGCTACACCATCAGCGCCCTGCCCGGTCccatctttgagaagctcctggcCACTTTCCCTACTGTCCAGCCTGGAATTGGTTCCTACCACCCCGTGGACTGCGATGTTGCCAAGCTTAAGGGCACCGTTGACTTCACTTTCGGCAAGACCACCATCAAGGTGCCTTATGCCGACTTTGTCTGGCACAACAAGGGATCATGCTACCTGGGTGCTTTCCAGGACGATG AATTCCCCGTCCTTGGTGATACTTTCTTGCGAGCTGCTTACGTCGTCTACGACTGGGACAACGAGAACGTCTGGTTGGCTAACAACGAGGACTGCGGTACTAACCTGGTTGCCATCGGAAGCGGTGCTGACTCTGTTCCCGATATCGTCGGCGAGTGCGCTTCTTCTGACTCTACCAACACTTCTGAGCTGCCCACTTCCACCGAGGCCTCGACTGGATCTACCGCCTCTACTGAGTCTGTTACTTCGACCGAGTCCGAGACCTCTTCCGGTTCCATCACCAGCGATTCGACTGCCACCGCCACCACCGAGTCTactctctccttctccaccACCCGCTTCCACAACACCTCTTCCGTCATCCCCAACAAGCTCGGATCCTCCAAGACCCAGTCTCTCTCCGACTCGCTTCCTACTCTGTCTGGCTCTACCTACTTGGACCCCTCTTACCTGGACCCGACCTACTCGGGACCTACCACTGCGGCTCCTACCACCATCACGtcgaccatcaccaccagcaagGTCTACACCATCACCGCGTGCCCTCCCAGCGTGACCAACTGCCCTGTCGGCTCCGTCACCACCGAGATCATCACCTCGTACACGACCTACTGCCCcggcgagaccaaggcccCCAAGCCTACCAACCCTCCCGTCATCAGCGACACCTCGGTCGTCACCAACACCCACGTCTACACCATTACTGACTGCCCCGGTGAGGGTCCCTGCAACAAGGGCGAGGTCACCACCGAGTTCGTTGCCACCACCCAGCTTGTCCACCCCCAGGTTACCGCCATCTACACCGTTCCTGAGGCTATCCGCTGTGGTCCTGGTAACGCCCACTGCAAGGAGGCCACGACCAAGGCTGTCCGcgtcgtcaccatcacccccGCAACCAAGGCTCCCGAGCCCACACCCGTCCCCGGTGTCTGCACCACCTGCGGTCCTCCCGGCAATGCCAACGGTACCATCACTGAGGTCTACACCCACCCTAGCAAGCCTACTCAGGTGTACACTCAGCCTGGCGGCACCCAGATCTACACCAAGCCCGCCCAGACCCAATCCTCAGGCTATGGCTACCCTCAACCTCCCGCCAGCACCGTCGCAACGGTCGTCAAGCCCAGCGGCGAGGAGCCATCCGAGCCCACGGGCACCAGCCCTGCCCTCGTGACAGGCGGCGCCGCATGGAACGCCCCCGGCCTATTGGCAGTTATTGCTGGCGCTCTCTTCGCCGCAATGCTCTAA